A genomic window from Microbacterium sp. ET2 includes:
- a CDS encoding YdeI/OmpD-associated family protein, which produces MGALDDGEQVIAKDAEAWRSWLEQNHRASRGAWLVRPRPGSDLDLIGYEDAILQALCFGWIDGPVRTFDERTSGLWFAPRRPTSGWAATNKARVARLEAEGLLEEAGLRAIEVAKANGAWSVLDNAEALREPDDLAAALDATPEARAAWNGFPPSSRKFGITQVDTARREETRAARIAKIVADAAEGKRP; this is translated from the coding sequence ATGGGAGCGCTCGACGACGGCGAGCAGGTCATCGCGAAGGATGCCGAGGCGTGGCGCTCGTGGCTGGAACAGAACCACCGCGCATCGCGAGGCGCCTGGCTCGTCCGACCGCGGCCGGGATCGGACCTCGACCTCATCGGCTACGAAGACGCCATCCTCCAGGCCCTGTGCTTCGGCTGGATCGACGGGCCGGTGCGGACCTTCGACGAACGCACGAGCGGACTGTGGTTCGCGCCGCGCCGGCCCACGAGCGGCTGGGCCGCGACCAACAAGGCGCGCGTCGCGCGGCTCGAGGCGGAGGGGCTCCTCGAAGAGGCCGGCCTCCGCGCGATCGAGGTGGCGAAGGCGAACGGGGCGTGGAGCGTGCTCGACAACGCCGAAGCCCTGCGCGAACCCGACGACCTCGCGGCGGCTCTGGATGCGACGCCCGAGGCGCGCGCGGCGTGGAACGGCTTCCCGCCGTCATCCCGGAAGTTCGGCATCACCCAGGTCGACACCGCCCGCAGGGAAGAGACCCGTGCGGCGCGCATCGCGAAGATCGTCGCGGACGCGGCGGAAGGGAAGCGCCCATGA
- a CDS encoding HAD-IIA family hydrolase, which produces MRTRADIECWLTDMDGVLVHENRPIPGAAELLAQWRDQATPFLVLTNNPIFTPRDLSARLTRSGLEVPEERIWTSALATADFLRSQLPGGTAFVIGESGLTTALHEAGFVMTETQPDYVVVGETRQYNFETITKAIRFINDGARFIITNPDATGPTPHGVVPATGSFAALITRATGKEPYVVGKPNPMMFRSALNRIGAHSETTGMIGDRMDTDVVAGIEAGLHTVLVLTGISDQTEIERYPFRPDEVVDSVADLLAPEPLESDLTEASDMGSLDGL; this is translated from the coding sequence ATGCGGACCCGCGCCGATATCGAATGCTGGCTCACCGACATGGATGGGGTCCTCGTCCACGAGAACCGTCCGATCCCCGGCGCCGCCGAGCTGCTCGCGCAGTGGCGCGACCAGGCGACACCGTTCCTCGTCCTCACGAACAACCCGATCTTCACCCCGCGCGACCTGAGCGCCCGGCTGACCCGGTCGGGCCTGGAGGTCCCCGAGGAGCGGATCTGGACCTCCGCGCTCGCGACCGCCGACTTCCTCCGCTCGCAGCTCCCCGGCGGCACGGCGTTCGTCATCGGCGAGTCGGGCCTGACGACCGCCCTCCACGAGGCCGGGTTCGTCATGACCGAGACGCAGCCCGATTACGTCGTGGTCGGCGAGACTCGGCAGTACAACTTCGAGACGATCACCAAGGCGATCCGCTTCATCAACGACGGGGCACGCTTCATCATCACCAATCCGGATGCCACGGGGCCGACCCCCCACGGAGTGGTCCCCGCCACCGGGTCGTTCGCTGCGCTCATCACCCGGGCGACCGGCAAGGAGCCCTACGTCGTCGGCAAGCCCAATCCCATGATGTTCCGGTCGGCGCTGAACCGCATCGGTGCGCACTCCGAAACCACCGGCATGATCGGCGACCGCATGGACACCGACGTCGTGGCCGGCATCGAGGCGGGCCTTCACACGGTTCTCGTCCTCACCGGCATCAGCGACCAGACCGAGATCGAGCGCTACCCGTTCCGACCCGACGAGGTCGTCGACTCCGTCGCCGACCTGCTCGCCCCCGAACCCCTGGAATCCGACCTCACGGAGGCGTCGGACATGGGGTCGCTCGACGGACTCTGA
- a CDS encoding SDR family NAD(P)-dependent oxidoreductase, protein MTAPDWDPEALPDLTGRTYLVTGATRGLGYFASEQLVRAGARVVMTGRNPNRLVSARAAVERRVPEAATVGPTETLLLDTSNLGSVRAAAATARARWNIDGVLLNAGVVHPPRTRETTYGGNEVVFATNVLGHFALAGALLTSLSAVAGRMVWVGSVAATISPYDPVDPQLVEGYTPWRAYAQSKVACTSLGLEADRRLRAAGAPVSSVVAHPGYSISGRTPGIHGVNEPSRWARFVDNLQGPVTQSKEEGAWPLVRALVDPTVGGGEFWGPRHLLRGRPAQQRPSKVTRDPEVAERLWRFCEETSGIHWP, encoded by the coding sequence GTGACCGCGCCCGACTGGGACCCCGAAGCGCTGCCGGATCTGACCGGCCGCACTTACCTCGTCACGGGTGCGACGCGGGGCCTCGGGTACTTCGCCTCGGAGCAGCTGGTGCGTGCGGGCGCGCGGGTCGTCATGACCGGCCGGAACCCGAACCGCCTCGTTTCGGCTCGGGCGGCGGTGGAACGGCGTGTGCCCGAGGCGGCCACCGTCGGACCCACCGAGACCCTGCTGCTGGACACCAGCAACCTCGGCTCGGTGCGCGCGGCTGCGGCGACCGCGCGAGCCCGGTGGAACATCGACGGCGTGCTGCTGAACGCCGGCGTCGTGCATCCGCCCCGCACCCGCGAGACCACCTACGGCGGCAACGAGGTCGTCTTCGCCACGAACGTGCTCGGTCACTTCGCCCTGGCGGGGGCGCTGCTGACCTCGTTGTCGGCCGTCGCGGGGCGGATGGTGTGGGTCGGCAGCGTCGCGGCGACGATCTCGCCGTACGACCCCGTCGACCCGCAGCTCGTCGAGGGCTACACGCCCTGGCGGGCCTATGCGCAGTCGAAGGTGGCGTGCACCTCGCTCGGGCTCGAGGCCGACCGCCGGCTGCGGGCGGCGGGCGCGCCGGTGTCGAGCGTCGTCGCCCACCCCGGCTACAGCATCAGCGGACGGACCCCGGGCATCCACGGGGTGAACGAGCCGTCGCGCTGGGCGCGCTTCGTCGACAACCTGCAGGGGCCCGTCACCCAGTCGAAGGAGGAGGGTGCGTGGCCCCTCGTCCGCGCCCTCGTCGACCCGACGGTGGGCGGCGGGGAGTTCTGGGGGCCGCGTCACCTGCTCCGTGGCCGGCCGGCGCAGCAGCGCCCGTCGAAGGTCACCCGCGACCCCGAGGTCGCCGAGCGACTGTGGCGCTTCTGCGAGGAGACGTCGGGCATCCACTGGCCCTGA
- a CDS encoding metal-dependent transcriptional regulator, with protein sequence MASPAVDDYLKTIYHHTEWQDARMTPSQLATVLGLAPSSVTEMVQKLAAQGLVTHRPYGPVTLTENGQRRAAAIIRRHRLIETWLVREFGYSWDEVHDEAEVLEHTVSDRLLARIDERLGHPRFDPHGDAIPDADGRVEREPFVLLAVAPAGHRGRVLRVSDRDPDLLRALEVVGVAVGHDIEVRPAGRVSVDGGAPLTLPEGATSAVWLSA encoded by the coding sequence GTGGCCTCCCCCGCCGTCGACGACTACCTGAAGACGATCTACCACCACACCGAGTGGCAGGACGCCCGGATGACGCCGTCCCAGCTCGCGACGGTGCTGGGCCTCGCTCCCTCGAGCGTGACCGAGATGGTGCAGAAGCTCGCCGCGCAGGGGCTTGTCACCCACCGCCCCTATGGGCCGGTGACGCTCACCGAGAACGGGCAGCGGCGCGCCGCCGCGATCATCCGTCGCCACCGGCTCATCGAGACCTGGCTGGTGCGGGAATTCGGGTACAGCTGGGACGAGGTGCACGACGAAGCCGAGGTGCTCGAGCACACCGTCAGCGACCGGCTGCTCGCCCGCATCGACGAGCGACTCGGGCACCCGCGGTTCGACCCGCACGGCGATGCGATCCCCGACGCCGACGGGCGCGTCGAGCGCGAACCCTTCGTGCTGCTCGCGGTCGCCCCCGCGGGGCACCGGGGACGCGTGCTGCGGGTGAGCGATCGCGACCCCGATCTGCTCCGTGCCCTGGAGGTCGTCGGTGTCGCCGTGGGGCACGACATCGAGGTGCGCCCGGCGGGCCGGGTCTCGGTCGACGGCGGCGCGCCGCTCACCCTCCCCGAGGGCGCGACGTCGGCGGTATGGCTGAGCGCCTGA
- a CDS encoding ATP-binding protein, which yields MSVDGLRVEGRADDGFIDDVHHVLDLLWSSHPEVDEEDRTLFTLAVSEIATNIVEHARAREEISMSLDVSIDDTGLRAVFADDADPALIDLRNVSMPDVDAESGRGLALALATLDELEHSGEGGNVWRLTRRLSRGS from the coding sequence ATGAGCGTTGACGGCCTCCGGGTCGAGGGGCGCGCCGACGACGGCTTCATCGACGACGTGCATCATGTGCTCGATCTGCTGTGGTCGAGCCACCCCGAGGTCGATGAGGAGGACCGGACCCTCTTCACCCTGGCCGTCAGCGAGATCGCGACGAACATCGTCGAACACGCGCGCGCACGCGAGGAGATCTCGATGAGCCTCGACGTGTCGATCGACGACACCGGGCTGCGGGCGGTGTTCGCCGATGACGCCGACCCCGCCCTCATCGATTTGAGGAACGTGTCGATGCCCGACGTCGACGCCGAGTCCGGCCGCGGACTGGCGCTCGCCCTGGCGACCCTCGACGAACTCGAGCACTCCGGCGAGGGCGGCAACGTGTGGCGGCTCACACGCAGGCTGAGTCGAGGCTCCTAG
- a CDS encoding STAS domain-containing protein: MNLTVTPGSAYAVIALEGRLTAPGVPRLRSAIGELVDGGSTRVVIDLAGTEFVDSSGLGALIGGLKSARLAGGDLRIAGVTEPVRRVLKLTNLDRVLREYDTVEAAFDER, encoded by the coding sequence GTGAACCTCACCGTCACCCCCGGCAGCGCCTACGCCGTCATCGCCCTCGAAGGGCGCCTGACCGCTCCGGGCGTGCCGCGCCTGCGGTCCGCCATCGGCGAACTCGTCGACGGCGGGAGCACCAGGGTCGTCATCGACCTCGCGGGTACCGAATTCGTCGACTCGTCGGGCCTGGGCGCGCTCATCGGCGGGCTGAAGTCCGCACGTCTCGCCGGCGGCGACCTGCGGATCGCCGGTGTGACCGAGCCGGTGCGTCGGGTGCTGAAGCTCACCAACCTCGATCGGGTGCTCCGTGAGTACGACACCGTCGAAGCGGCCTTCGATGAGCGTTGA